One Lacunisphaera limnophila DNA window includes the following coding sequences:
- the pgsA gene encoding CDP-diacylglycerol--glycerol-3-phosphate 3-phosphatidyltransferase: MRFTVANWLTVSRVPSMFIIVWLMNREFQWAATIAFWLFIAAALTDWFDGMVARARGEVSSFGRFMDAIIDKVMVIGLMIALVVGGYFMGHEVAAMVLLLFILGREFAVSGMRMAAAVKGITIEADQGGKVKTFIQLNAIGWLMGARMFQRDFGELFRGSEGLIVQVIHWTGIGLFVLSAVLTITSGYSYFRRHGHVVLD; encoded by the coding sequence ATGCGTTTCACCGTGGCCAACTGGCTGACCGTTTCCCGCGTGCCATCGATGTTCATCATCGTGTGGCTGATGAACCGTGAATTCCAGTGGGCGGCGACAATCGCGTTCTGGCTCTTCATCGCGGCGGCGCTGACCGACTGGTTTGACGGCATGGTGGCGCGGGCGCGGGGCGAGGTGTCGTCGTTCGGGCGGTTCATGGATGCGATCATCGACAAGGTGATGGTGATCGGCCTGATGATCGCGCTCGTCGTCGGCGGGTATTTCATGGGCCACGAGGTGGCGGCGATGGTGCTGTTGCTCTTCATCCTCGGCCGCGAGTTTGCGGTGTCGGGCATGCGGATGGCGGCGGCGGTGAAAGGCATCACGATCGAGGCCGACCAGGGGGGCAAGGTGAAGACCTTCATCCAGCTCAACGCCATCGGCTGGCTGATGGGTGCGCGGATGTTCCAGCGGGATTTCGGCGAGCTGTTCCGGGGAAGCGAGGGGCTGATCGTGCAGGTGATCCACTGGACGGGCATCGGCCTGTTCGTGTTGTCGGCCGTGCTGACCATCACCTCGGGCTATTCGTATTTCCGCCGGCACGGGCACGTGGTGCTGGACTGA
- the smpB gene encoding SsrA-binding protein SmpB, whose translation MAAQKHDPTRYTEMRNAKALRDYFVHDKFEAGVKLTGTEVKSIRAGKAQITDAFARIEKGEVWLYNAYIEEYSHGGLSQHSPRRPRKLLLRQPEIRKLLQEVETAGRQIVALRMYFKEALVKVEIATATGKKQFDKREDLKKREQNLEARRALHSRR comes from the coding sequence ATGGCCGCCCAGAAGCACGATCCCACCCGTTATACCGAGATGCGCAATGCCAAGGCGCTGCGGGACTATTTCGTGCACGACAAGTTCGAGGCGGGGGTGAAGCTGACGGGTACGGAGGTGAAGTCGATCCGCGCGGGCAAGGCGCAGATCACGGACGCCTTCGCCCGGATTGAGAAGGGGGAGGTCTGGCTCTACAACGCGTACATCGAGGAGTATTCGCACGGCGGGCTGTCGCAGCACTCGCCCCGGCGGCCGCGCAAGCTGCTCCTGCGCCAGCCAGAGATCCGCAAGCTGCTGCAGGAAGTCGAGACCGCGGGCCGCCAGATCGTGGCGCTGCGCATGTATTTCAAGGAAGCGCTCGTGAAAGTTGAGATTGCCACCGCCACCGGCAAGAAGCAGTTCGACAAGCGCGAAGACTTGAAAAAACGCGAACAGAACCTCGAAGCCCGCCGCGCCCTCCACTCCCGCCGATGA
- a CDS encoding YqgE/AlgH family protein, whose product MKERRHAGKTQSLAGQMLLAHPGLEDPNFRRTVVLLSGHDEAGAMGVVLNRPMGKQLGEVNAEFAHSPLAGVPLYAGGPVDPQSLILVSWQWIVADQAFQLTFGIEVEQAHELIGRPGLTMRAFIGYAGWSKGQLENELQHDTWVTTPVEGDWLLKHDGVPLWRGLISHLDPDLKLMADAPDDPSVN is encoded by the coding sequence ATGAAGGAACGCCGCCATGCCGGGAAAACCCAGAGCCTCGCGGGGCAGATGCTGCTCGCGCATCCGGGGCTGGAGGACCCGAATTTCCGGCGTACGGTCGTGCTGCTCTCCGGGCATGACGAAGCCGGGGCCATGGGCGTGGTGCTGAACCGGCCGATGGGCAAGCAGCTGGGCGAGGTGAACGCGGAGTTCGCCCACAGTCCGCTGGCCGGGGTACCGCTGTATGCCGGGGGACCGGTGGATCCGCAGAGCCTGATTCTCGTGAGCTGGCAATGGATCGTGGCCGACCAGGCCTTTCAGCTGACCTTTGGCATCGAGGTGGAGCAGGCGCACGAATTGATCGGCCGGCCGGGACTCACCATGCGGGCCTTCATCGGTTATGCCGGTTGGAGCAAAGGCCAGTTGGAAAACGAATTGCAGCACGATACTTGGGTCACGACCCCGGTGGAGGGCGACTGGTTGTTGAAGCATGACGGGGTGCCGCTGTGGCGGGGGCTGATCAGCCATCTGGACCCGGATCTCAAGCTGATGGCCGACGCACCGGATGACCCGTCCGTAAATTAG
- a CDS encoding response regulator, translated as MSSSPAKNGDKIVVLVDDEFSYIDLLQQLLSEHLACPVHGFTKPADALRAMPKLNVGIIITDYQMPDMNGLEFVAAVQKINPTIPAVMITAYNMSFTPRELAAVPSLKCVVRKPFKWTALAEEVVKYWPDANPPKVISSTNPFKHA; from the coding sequence ATGTCATCATCCCCCGCCAAGAATGGAGACAAAATTGTCGTGCTCGTGGACGACGAATTTTCCTACATCGACCTGTTGCAGCAGTTGCTCAGCGAGCACCTCGCCTGCCCGGTCCATGGTTTCACCAAGCCCGCCGACGCGCTCCGCGCGATGCCCAAACTCAATGTCGGCATCATCATCACCGATTACCAGATGCCCGACATGAACGGCCTCGAATTCGTGGCCGCCGTGCAGAAGATCAACCCCACCATCCCGGCGGTCATGATCACGGCCTACAACATGTCGTTCACCCCGCGCGAGCTTGCCGCCGTGCCGTCGCTGAAATGCGTCGTCCGCAAACCCTTCAAATGGACCGCCCTCGCCGAGGAGGTCGTGAAATACTGGCCCGACGCCAACCCGCCGAAGGTCATCAGCTCGACGAATCCCTTCAAGCACGCCTGA
- the coaD gene encoding pantetheine-phosphate adenylyltransferase, giving the protein MRHCIYPGTFDPITNGHLDVLERAAKLFDRVTVAVALRSAKNPLFPAEQRVTLIRDNLGHLPHVTVVSFDGLLVDFARQQKADAIIRGLRALSDFEFEFNMALMNRHLEPKVEAIFVMPNEAYSYTSSTLVKQIAHLGGDVTNFVPVNVAAALRAVAVK; this is encoded by the coding sequence ATGAGACACTGCATCTACCCCGGTACCTTCGATCCGATCACCAACGGCCACCTCGACGTGCTGGAACGCGCCGCCAAGCTCTTCGACCGCGTCACCGTCGCCGTCGCCTTGCGCTCGGCCAAGAACCCCCTCTTTCCCGCCGAGCAGCGCGTCACGCTCATCCGCGACAACCTCGGCCACCTCCCCCACGTCACCGTCGTGAGCTTCGACGGCCTGCTCGTCGACTTCGCCCGCCAGCAGAAGGCCGACGCCATCATCCGCGGCCTCCGCGCCCTCTCCGACTTTGAGTTCGAGTTCAACATGGCCCTCATGAACCGCCACCTCGAGCCCAAGGTGGAAGCCATCTTCGTCATGCCCAACGAGGCCTACAGCTACACCAGCTCCACCCTCGTGAAGCAGATCGCCCACCTCGGTGGCGATGTGACCAATTTCGTCCCCGTCAACGTCGCCGCCGCCCTCCGCGCCGTGGCCGTGAAGTAA
- a CDS encoding DedA family protein has protein sequence MFDLAKKLFDFILHIDRHLAEIIAAYGAWTYGILFLIIFAETGLVVMPLLPGDSLLFAAGAFCAKPETGLNVHAMAALLFVAAFLGDTLNYWVGKKIGPAVFKREDSIWLRKKHLERAHEFFEKYGGRAVILARFVPIVRTFVPFIAGVGAMTYPRFLAYNLIGGFIWIYFFTYAGFFFGNQPFVQKNFKLVILAIIILSVVPIVVEFFREWRKARSARPAA, from the coding sequence ATGTTCGACCTCGCGAAGAAGCTGTTCGACTTCATCCTCCACATCGACCGCCACCTGGCGGAGATCATCGCCGCGTACGGCGCGTGGACCTACGGCATCCTCTTCCTGATCATCTTCGCGGAGACCGGCCTCGTCGTGATGCCGCTCCTGCCCGGCGACTCCCTGCTCTTCGCCGCCGGCGCCTTCTGCGCCAAGCCCGAGACCGGCCTCAACGTCCACGCCATGGCCGCGCTGCTCTTCGTGGCCGCCTTCCTCGGGGACACGCTCAACTACTGGGTCGGCAAGAAAATCGGCCCCGCCGTCTTCAAGCGCGAGGACTCGATCTGGCTCCGCAAAAAGCATCTCGAGCGCGCCCACGAATTCTTCGAGAAATACGGCGGCCGCGCCGTCATCCTCGCCCGCTTCGTCCCCATCGTCCGCACCTTCGTGCCGTTCATCGCCGGCGTCGGCGCGATGACCTACCCCCGCTTCCTCGCCTACAACCTCATCGGCGGTTTCATCTGGATCTACTTCTTCACCTACGCCGGCTTCTTCTTCGGCAACCAGCCTTTCGTCCAAAAGAACTTCAAGCTGGTCATCCTCGCCATCATCATTCTGTCCGTCGTGCCCATCGTCGTGGAATTCTTCCGCGAATGGCGCAAAGCCCGCTCCGCCCGCCCGGCGGCCTGA
- a CDS encoding TrmH family RNA methyltransferase, whose amino-acid sequence MLHVVLFQPQIPQNTGNIGRMCAVTRSRLHLIHPLGFEVTDKNLKRAGMDYWFSLDVHHHADWAAFKASPAAPARLWLFTTHATRGFWDVRYADGDGLVFGNEEAGAPDWLHAELADAQRVKIPHANGELRSLNLSTAAGIATYEALRQVGMPAAGKSD is encoded by the coding sequence ATGCTGCATGTGGTCCTGTTTCAGCCGCAGATTCCCCAGAACACCGGCAACATCGGCCGGATGTGCGCGGTGACGCGGTCGCGGCTGCATCTGATCCACCCGCTGGGGTTTGAGGTGACGGACAAGAACCTGAAGCGGGCGGGCATGGACTACTGGTTTTCGCTGGATGTGCACCACCATGCCGACTGGGCGGCGTTCAAGGCCAGTCCGGCGGCGCCGGCGCGGTTGTGGCTCTTTACGACCCATGCGACCCGGGGGTTCTGGGACGTGCGGTATGCCGACGGGGACGGGCTGGTTTTTGGCAACGAGGAGGCCGGGGCGCCGGACTGGCTGCATGCGGAGCTGGCGGATGCGCAACGGGTGAAGATCCCGCATGCTAATGGGGAGCTCCGTTCGCTCAACCTGTCGACGGCGGCCGGGATCGCGACGTATGAGGCGCTGCGGCAGGTGGGGATGCCGGCGGCAGGGAAGTCCGATTGA
- the cutA gene encoding divalent-cation tolerance protein CutA: MFVAWTTTEHRADADRLARGAVEARLAACAQVEGPVTSHYHWEGKMTQTEEFRVCFKYLPGNASSLSAWIHRHHPYAVPEWIEVSAENVGEKYLSWAIANSTSLPFQQTKSP; this comes from the coding sequence ATGTTCGTCGCCTGGACCACCACCGAACACCGCGCCGACGCCGACCGCCTGGCCCGGGGCGCCGTCGAGGCCCGGCTGGCCGCCTGCGCCCAAGTCGAGGGCCCGGTCACTTCCCACTACCACTGGGAGGGTAAAATGACCCAAACCGAGGAATTTCGGGTCTGTTTCAAGTATTTGCCGGGCAACGCCTCCTCCCTCAGCGCCTGGATCCACCGCCACCACCCCTACGCCGTTCCCGAGTGGATTGAGGTCAGCGCCGAAAACGTGGGCGAAAAATACTTGTCATGGGCTATCGCGAACTCTACTTCCCTACCCTTCCAGCAGACAAAATCACCTTAA
- a CDS encoding Nif3-like dinuclear metal center hexameric protein translates to MASLSQLVEYCDKRTRRPSFKDFPGAHNGLQVANDGRVTRIGAAVDAGLVPFEQAVARGVDFLIVHHGLFWGGVQPLTGGVYGRYSALVRGNCAVYSSHLPLDAHEDLGNNVLMARQLGLKPRRQFLPHENELIGWIAPNRFKRAQLCARLEELYPRVVSIECGSPTPKLVAFCSGSGNGAVPHLVAAGVDTLITGELREEWFNYAQEHKLNLICCGHYATETHGVKALAAELAKKFRLPWEFIETDNPL, encoded by the coding sequence ATGGCTTCGCTCTCCCAACTGGTCGAATACTGCGACAAACGCACCCGGCGTCCTTCGTTCAAGGACTTCCCCGGCGCGCACAACGGCCTGCAGGTCGCCAACGACGGCCGGGTCACCCGCATCGGCGCCGCCGTCGACGCCGGCCTCGTGCCCTTCGAGCAGGCCGTCGCGCGTGGCGTGGATTTTCTCATCGTCCACCACGGCCTCTTCTGGGGCGGCGTCCAGCCCCTCACCGGGGGTGTCTATGGCCGGTACTCCGCCCTGGTCCGCGGCAACTGCGCGGTCTACTCCAGCCACCTGCCCCTCGATGCCCACGAGGATCTCGGCAACAACGTGCTCATGGCCCGCCAGCTCGGTCTGAAGCCCCGCCGCCAGTTCCTCCCCCACGAGAACGAGCTCATCGGCTGGATCGCCCCCAACCGGTTCAAGCGCGCCCAGCTCTGCGCCCGGCTCGAGGAACTCTACCCGCGCGTCGTCTCCATCGAGTGCGGCTCCCCCACCCCGAAGCTCGTCGCCTTCTGCAGCGGCTCCGGCAACGGCGCCGTGCCCCACCTCGTCGCCGCCGGGGTCGACACGCTCATCACCGGCGAGCTCCGCGAGGAGTGGTTCAACTACGCCCAGGAACACAAACTCAACCTCATCTGCTGCGGCCACTACGCCACCGAGACCCATGGCGTGAAGGCCCTCGCCGCCGAGCTCGCCAAAAAATTCCGCCTCCCCTGGGAATTCATCGAGACCGACAACCCGCTTTGA
- a CDS encoding ATP-binding response regulator — translation MATPKILVVDDQPINVQLLKRKLEREGMNVATAYSGQEALNLVAADKPDLILLDVMMPEMDGIEVCTRLQADDETKSIPVIFITARTSKEGKIEGLGVGAVDYITKPIDLDETLARVQTQLRFVAINRELIDLQRRLGDSRRTATIGAVTQGIAHNLNNLLGVVIGYVDLIKAYHDKPELVKKNSQHLEDAVNRIVGIIKQLTGLVVKNRPPLIRASLVRMVDSGIRRFQIEHKIDRPVTVENGAGEILIDTNVEVFEEILSKALINAWESYGDAPDEDRLINVRTEIIDKPEEGRFALIKVEDKGRGIDPEIREHAFEPFTSTKHTVGVGMGLTIARHSMRNLGGEVTLTDRPGGGAICIIRHPLERRNK, via the coding sequence ATGGCCACCCCGAAGATTCTGGTCGTCGATGACCAACCCATCAACGTCCAGTTGCTGAAGCGCAAGTTGGAGCGCGAGGGAATGAATGTGGCCACCGCCTACTCCGGTCAGGAAGCCCTGAACCTCGTCGCCGCCGACAAGCCCGATCTCATCCTCCTCGATGTCATGATGCCCGAGATGGACGGCATCGAGGTCTGCACCCGCCTCCAGGCCGACGACGAGACCAAGTCCATCCCCGTCATCTTCATCACCGCCCGCACCTCCAAGGAGGGCAAGATCGAGGGCCTCGGGGTCGGCGCCGTCGACTACATCACCAAGCCCATCGACCTCGACGAGACCCTCGCCCGCGTCCAGACCCAGCTCCGCTTCGTCGCCATCAACCGCGAGCTCATCGACCTCCAGCGCCGCCTCGGCGACTCCCGCCGCACCGCCACCATCGGCGCCGTCACCCAGGGCATCGCCCACAATCTCAACAACCTCCTCGGCGTCGTCATCGGCTACGTCGACCTCATCAAGGCCTACCACGACAAGCCCGAGCTGGTGAAAAAGAATTCCCAGCACCTCGAGGACGCGGTCAACCGCATCGTCGGCATCATCAAGCAGCTCACCGGCCTCGTGGTGAAGAACCGCCCGCCTCTCATCCGCGCCAGCCTCGTCCGCATGGTCGACAGCGGCATCCGCCGCTTCCAGATCGAGCACAAGATCGACCGCCCCGTCACCGTCGAGAACGGCGCCGGCGAGATCCTCATCGACACCAACGTCGAGGTGTTCGAGGAGATCCTCTCCAAGGCCCTCATCAACGCCTGGGAAAGCTACGGCGACGCCCCCGACGAGGACCGCCTCATCAACGTCCGCACCGAGATCATCGACAAACCCGAGGAGGGCCGCTTCGCCCTCATCAAGGTCGAGGACAAGGGCCGCGGCATCGATCCCGAGATCCGCGAGCACGCCTTCGAGCCTTTCACCAGCACCAAGCACACGGTCGGCGTGGGCATGGGCCTCACCATCGCCCGCCACTCGATGCGCAACCTCGGCGGCGAGGTCACCCTCACCGACCGCCCCGGCGGCGGCGCGATCTGCATCATCCGCCACCCCCTCGAGCGCCGGAACAAGTAA
- the nusG gene encoding transcription termination/antitermination protein NusG, protein MGQYLPDFAEPRWFVCHTKPRCEKKFDDAMGREGFAHYLPLIKSVRRYGTQKKTFTKPLFAGYVFTRIEPERKARIYQQDLLVRAMLVENEASFLRQLEDVKLICASGLEAAVHPLMRKGTHVKVVGGPLHGLEGYVDDPANPQGIVVSVDVLQQGLLVRLPLESLQLLP, encoded by the coding sequence ATGGGACAGTATCTGCCCGACTTCGCCGAACCGCGCTGGTTCGTCTGCCACACCAAGCCCCGCTGCGAAAAGAAATTTGACGACGCCATGGGCCGGGAGGGTTTCGCCCACTACCTGCCGTTGATCAAGAGCGTGCGGCGCTACGGCACGCAGAAAAAGACCTTCACCAAGCCCCTCTTTGCCGGCTACGTCTTCACCCGCATCGAACCGGAGCGGAAGGCCCGCATCTACCAGCAGGACCTGCTCGTCCGCGCCATGCTGGTCGAGAACGAGGCCAGCTTTCTCCGCCAGCTGGAGGATGTGAAGCTCATCTGCGCCTCCGGCCTCGAGGCCGCCGTCCACCCGCTCATGCGGAAGGGCACCCACGTCAAGGTCGTCGGCGGCCCGCTCCACGGCCTGGAGGGCTACGTCGACGACCCGGCGAACCCGCAGGGAATCGTCGTGTCAGTGGACGTGCTCCAGCAAGGCCTGCTGGTGCGCCTCCCACTCGAAAGCCTCCAACTTCTGCCCTGA
- a CDS encoding DNA-directed RNA polymerase subunit omega, with amino-acid sequence MRDEYIREAQKVINDPNILINVVSRRVKQLRRGSRPLVESLEKLSPEDIALREVAEGKISYELHTA; translated from the coding sequence ATGAGAGACGAATACATCCGCGAGGCCCAGAAAGTCATCAACGACCCGAACATCCTGATCAACGTGGTTTCGCGCCGCGTGAAGCAGCTTCGCCGCGGCAGCCGTCCCCTCGTGGAATCGCTCGAGAAGCTGAGCCCCGAGGACATCGCGCTGCGCGAGGTCGCCGAGGGCAAGATCAGCTACGAGCTGCACACGGCCTGA
- a CDS encoding phosphatidylglycerophosphatase A family protein, whose amino-acid sequence MKLTEPTWPRVLPTGLVVGLATLGPLGARLPAPGTWGSLAGVFYTLVFFGRIGWVPTLLITVALSYLAVGITGEAAKRMNKKDPGEVNLDEFIVMPLVFLGWQSGYPAAWPVWVVLGVGFGLFRLFDILKPFGISRLQRWPGGWGIVADDFVAALAACGALHGVAWLATWW is encoded by the coding sequence ATGAAACTGACTGAACCGACGTGGCCGCGGGTGTTGCCGACCGGGCTGGTCGTGGGGCTCGCCACGCTCGGACCGCTGGGGGCGCGGTTGCCGGCGCCCGGGACCTGGGGGTCGCTGGCGGGGGTGTTTTATACCTTGGTGTTTTTCGGGCGGATCGGGTGGGTGCCGACGCTGCTGATCACGGTCGCGTTGAGCTATCTCGCGGTCGGCATCACGGGCGAGGCGGCCAAGCGCATGAACAAAAAGGATCCGGGCGAGGTGAACCTGGATGAGTTCATCGTCATGCCCCTGGTTTTTCTCGGTTGGCAGAGCGGGTATCCGGCGGCCTGGCCGGTGTGGGTGGTGCTGGGGGTGGGGTTCGGCCTGTTCCGGTTGTTCGATATTTTAAAACCCTTCGGCATCTCCCGGCTGCAACGCTGGCCGGGTGGGTGGGGAATCGTGGCGGATGATTTTGTGGCCGCGCTGGCGGCGTGCGGGGCGCTGCATGGGGTCGCGTGGCTGGCGACGTGGTGGTGA
- a CDS encoding type II 3-dehydroquinate dehydratase → MKKFAILHGPNLNRLGRREPAVYGTATLKDLEKLIRTEARVLGVGVTFFQSNHEGALIDRIHALADAGINGYLVNFGAYSHTSIALHDALKSVAPLPAIEVHISDIKKREKFRRHSMTAAACVGMVSGQGFPGYLEALRRLAAL, encoded by the coding sequence ATGAAAAAATTCGCCATTCTCCACGGCCCCAACCTCAACCGCCTCGGCCGCCGCGAGCCGGCGGTCTACGGCACGGCCACCCTCAAGGACCTGGAGAAACTCATCCGCACCGAGGCCCGGGTGCTCGGCGTCGGCGTCACCTTCTTCCAGTCCAACCACGAGGGCGCCCTCATCGACCGCATCCACGCCCTGGCGGACGCCGGCATCAACGGTTACCTCGTCAACTTCGGCGCCTACTCCCATACCAGCATCGCCCTCCACGACGCCCTGAAGAGCGTCGCCCCGCTCCCGGCCATCGAGGTGCATATTTCGGACATCAAGAAACGCGAAAAATTCCGCCGCCACTCGATGACCGCGGCCGCCTGTGTCGGCATGGTCAGCGGCCAGGGCTTCCCCGGTTACCTCGAGGCCCTGCGGCGGCTGGCGGCGCTCTGA
- the thrB gene encoding homoserine kinase yields MKLPVLRSRRLPAEVTVRVPGSTSNCGAGFDSLGMALSIYNEITLTRGDWRGSRPGAASDTHGLDMADEAAGLFFVRAGVEEIGYTLAIRGEVPMSRGLGSSVTLRAGVVAGLNELTGAKLSKDDLCSLVTQLEGHPDNATPAVIGGFCVARCDASTGELLGVLRKPIGKELCFVVASPNQELETKKARGILPKELPYFDAVKSVNSATYVVAAFLTGEYDRLRHAVKDFLHEPYRLPLIPGAKPAIEAGVAAGALTGWLSGSGSSVLCVARPKDAAKVGRAMAAAFTAHKLTATVHALYADNDGLKIVKRG; encoded by the coding sequence ATGAAGCTCCCCGTCCTCCGCTCCCGCCGTCTCCCCGCCGAAGTCACCGTCCGCGTGCCCGGCAGCACATCCAATTGCGGCGCGGGCTTCGACTCGCTGGGCATGGCCCTCAGCATCTACAACGAGATCACGCTGACCCGCGGCGACTGGCGCGGCTCCCGTCCGGGCGCGGCCAGCGACACGCACGGCCTGGACATGGCCGACGAGGCCGCCGGCCTGTTCTTCGTGCGGGCCGGGGTCGAGGAGATCGGCTACACCCTCGCCATCCGCGGCGAGGTCCCGATGTCCCGTGGCCTGGGCTCGAGCGTCACGCTGCGCGCGGGCGTGGTGGCCGGGTTGAACGAACTTACCGGTGCGAAGCTGAGCAAGGACGACCTTTGTTCATTGGTAACCCAGCTCGAGGGCCATCCCGACAACGCCACGCCGGCGGTGATCGGGGGCTTTTGTGTGGCGCGGTGCGACGCGAGCACGGGCGAACTGCTCGGCGTGCTGCGCAAGCCCATCGGGAAGGAACTGTGCTTCGTGGTGGCCTCGCCCAACCAGGAGCTGGAGACGAAGAAGGCGCGCGGCATTTTGCCGAAGGAGCTGCCGTACTTCGATGCGGTGAAGAGCGTGAACAGCGCAACGTACGTCGTGGCGGCCTTCCTCACGGGCGAATACGACCGCCTGCGGCACGCGGTGAAGGATTTCCTGCACGAACCCTACCGGTTGCCGCTGATCCCCGGGGCCAAGCCCGCGATCGAGGCCGGCGTCGCCGCCGGGGCGCTGACCGGCTGGCTGAGTGGCAGCGGCTCAAGTGTGCTGTGCGTCGCGCGGCCGAAGGATGCGGCGAAGGTGGGCCGGGCGATGGCGGCGGCGTTTACCGCGCACAAGCTGACGGCCACGGTGCATGCGCTGTATGCGGACAACGACGGGTTGAAGATCGTCAAGCGGGGGTGA
- a CDS encoding type B 50S ribosomal protein L31, which yields MKTEGHPALNNVCFLDIGTGKKFLTKSTMKSARTEKIDGQDYFVVVRDVTMDSHPAYTGEKRLVDTAGRVEKFTTKFKRATKVK from the coding sequence GTGAAGACCGAAGGCCATCCCGCTCTCAACAACGTCTGTTTCCTCGACATCGGAACCGGCAAGAAATTCCTGACCAAGTCGACGATGAAGTCCGCCCGGACCGAGAAGATCGACGGCCAGGACTACTTCGTCGTCGTGCGCGACGTGACCATGGATTCGCATCCCGCCTACACCGGCGAGAAGCGCCTCGTGGACACGGCCGGCCGCGTCGAGAAGTTCACCACGAAGTTCAAGCGCGCCACCAAGGTCAAGTAA
- the ykgO gene encoding type B 50S ribosomal protein L36 — MKVVSSIKSAKLRHPACQVVRRKGKIYVINKVEPRYKARQG; from the coding sequence ATGAAAGTTGTTTCCTCCATCAAATCCGCCAAGCTACGTCACCCGGCCTGCCAGGTTGTCCGTCGCAAGGGTAAGATTTACGTCATCAACAAGGTCGAGCCGCGTTACAAGGCGCGCCAAGGCTGA
- a CDS encoding deoxycytidylate deaminase — protein sequence MAKKASPPSPIDLIAQATESFPHRPSWDEYFMATAKLIASRSNCERLNVGCVIVSSGQRKNRLIAAGYNGWLPGTPHASRMRDGHEQATVHAEQNAIADAARRGSSVDGCTAYVTHYPCINCAKILAASGIAEIKYHDDYHNDPLVQPILREAGVKVIKL from the coding sequence ATGGCCAAGAAAGCTTCGCCCCCCAGCCCCATCGACCTCATCGCCCAGGCCACCGAGTCCTTCCCGCACCGGCCGAGTTGGGACGAGTATTTCATGGCCACGGCCAAGCTGATCGCCTCGCGTTCCAACTGCGAACGGCTGAACGTCGGCTGCGTGATTGTCTCGTCGGGCCAGCGCAAGAACCGCCTGATCGCGGCCGGCTACAACGGCTGGCTGCCGGGCACGCCGCACGCTTCGCGCATGCGGGACGGGCATGAGCAGGCGACGGTTCACGCCGAGCAGAACGCCATCGCCGACGCCGCCCGGCGCGGCTCGAGCGTCGACGGGTGCACGGCGTACGTGACCCATTACCCGTGCATCAATTGCGCCAAGATCCTCGCGGCCTCCGGCATCGCCGAGATCAAGTACCACGACGACTACCACAACGACCCGCTGGTCCAGCCGATCCTGCGGGAGGCCGGCGTGAAGGTCATCAAGCTGTGA
- a CDS encoding small basic protein, protein MSQHPSLKAPGGGVVVKRNVLKRFERVALLKKRGQWKEGDRVQGLRKTKADV, encoded by the coding sequence ATGTCCCAGCATCCCAGTCTCAAGGCCCCCGGCGGCGGCGTGGTCGTCAAACGTAACGTCCTCAAGCGCTTCGAGCGCGTCGCCCTGCTCAAGAAGCGCGGCCAGTGGAAGGAGGGCGATCGCGTCCAGGGTCTCCGCAAGACCAAGGCCGACGTCTAA